One stretch of Microbacterium terrae DNA includes these proteins:
- a CDS encoding NUDIX domain-containing protein, with translation MSEPRPGVDVPDHRGRVGLDRTGLDLDRNPDVRVTDVELIAAPWHVLRRTTLEYRGPSGAWETQQRETYDRGNGATVLLYDPARRTVLLTRQFRYPVYVNEHPDGMLLETAAGLLDDDDPATAIRREAMEETGVEVGELEHVWDVYMSPGSVTERLHFFAAAYDGAARSGERGGLAEEGEHIELVELGIEESLAMIRDGRIQDAKTIMLLQWSVLDGPFGKK, from the coding sequence ATGAGCGAACCGCGCCCGGGCGTCGATGTTCCCGACCATCGGGGCCGTGTCGGCCTCGACCGCACCGGGCTCGATCTCGACCGCAATCCCGATGTCCGCGTGACGGATGTGGAGCTGATCGCCGCGCCCTGGCACGTGCTGCGTCGCACCACCCTCGAGTACCGCGGGCCGTCGGGAGCCTGGGAGACCCAGCAGCGCGAGACGTACGACCGCGGCAACGGAGCGACCGTGCTCCTCTACGACCCGGCGCGGCGCACCGTGCTCCTCACGCGCCAGTTCCGCTACCCGGTGTACGTCAACGAGCACCCCGACGGGATGCTGCTCGAGACCGCGGCCGGCCTCCTCGACGACGACGACCCGGCGACCGCCATCCGCCGCGAGGCGATGGAGGAGACCGGGGTGGAGGTGGGCGAGCTCGAGCACGTGTGGGACGTGTACATGAGCCCCGGATCGGTGACCGAGCGGCTCCACTTCTTCGCCGCCGCCTACGACGGGGCGGCGCGCTCCGGCGAGCGCGGCGGCCTGGCCGAGGAGGGTGAGCACATCGAGCTCGTCGAACTCGGCATCGAGGAGTCGCTCGCGATGATCCGCGACGGGCGGATCCAGGATGCGAAGACCATCATGCTGCTGCAGTGGTCGGTCCTGGACGGGCCGTTCGGGAAAAAGTAA
- a CDS encoding putative quinol monooxygenase, whose translation MVFANAGTLGAVPGKRDELVAHLTRRSSSLSEVGCIAYEVGTNDAEPDTVFVIELWKDSAAHQASLALPEVAASIAEARPLLSGVFGGFQFEVAGSPLRD comes from the coding sequence ATGGTCTTTGCGAACGCGGGCACACTGGGCGCGGTCCCCGGCAAACGCGACGAGCTCGTCGCTCATCTGACGCGGCGAAGCAGCAGTCTGTCGGAAGTTGGGTGCATCGCGTACGAGGTGGGCACGAACGATGCCGAACCCGACACGGTGTTCGTCATCGAGCTCTGGAAGGATTCCGCCGCCCACCAGGCGTCGCTCGCTCTGCCGGAAGTCGCTGCATCCATCGCGGAAGCGCGCCCACTCCTATCCGGCGTGTTCGGCGGTTTTCAGTTCGAGGTGGCAGGCTCGCCACTGCGCGATTGA
- a CDS encoding helix-turn-helix domain-containing protein codes for MTDAATLVRAARKSRGLTQQRLAERTRIDQARVSRSERGRDAEFSTVARLLAGAGHRLYSAPTQRDDAATTAAETRAHLRAGDKERALRALLQLNDNLVAEHGLVRGVLGLAEPELTRDRVWDAAIAGLVAWRLGEEGLPAPEWVNHPGRFLDEPRGLDVDPADPVPPLSEVPDAFAERGVLVWRDTFASV; via the coding sequence ATGACGGATGCTGCGACCCTGGTGCGCGCGGCTCGAAAGAGCCGTGGCCTGACACAGCAGCGCCTCGCCGAGCGTACGCGCATCGATCAGGCGCGCGTGTCGCGTTCCGAGCGCGGCCGTGACGCCGAGTTCAGCACAGTCGCGCGCCTCCTCGCCGGGGCGGGTCACCGGCTGTACTCGGCACCGACCCAACGCGACGACGCCGCGACGACCGCCGCCGAGACCCGGGCGCATCTCCGCGCGGGCGACAAGGAGCGTGCCCTGCGGGCTCTCCTGCAGTTGAATGACAACCTCGTCGCCGAGCACGGACTCGTCCGCGGGGTCCTGGGGCTGGCCGAGCCGGAGCTCACACGCGACAGGGTATGGGATGCCGCGATCGCCGGTCTCGTCGCGTGGCGACTGGGGGAGGAGGGACTTCCCGCTCCCGAATGGGTGAATCACCCTGGGCGGTTCCTCGACGAGCCCCGCGGTCTCGACGTCGATCCCGCCGACCCGGTGCCGCCCCTGTCGGAGGTGCCCGACGCGTTCGCCGAGCGCGGGGTGCTTGTCTGGCGTGACACATTCGCGAGCGTCTGA
- a CDS encoding NUDIX domain-containing protein — MPASDYIKGLRSHIGTEFLLLPGVTAVIADADRFLLARQRDSRRWSLIGGGIEPGEQPETAVRREVREELGVEAITHGIVGVYGGAALETVYPNGDRVGYVTVAYRCSLFAADLTLDSSELLEVRWVTTNEIRTMDRHGWIDEVIADATR, encoded by the coding sequence GTGCCCGCTTCCGACTACATCAAGGGACTCCGCTCACATATCGGGACCGAGTTCCTGCTCCTGCCCGGTGTCACTGCCGTCATCGCAGACGCGGACCGATTCCTGCTCGCACGGCAACGCGACTCACGCCGCTGGAGCCTCATCGGTGGAGGCATCGAACCTGGAGAGCAGCCGGAGACCGCAGTGCGGCGGGAGGTCCGTGAAGAGCTGGGGGTCGAAGCGATAACGCACGGCATCGTCGGCGTGTACGGCGGCGCGGCGTTGGAGACGGTCTACCCGAACGGGGATCGCGTCGGCTATGTCACGGTCGCCTACCGCTGCTCATTGTTCGCGGCCGACCTGACCCTGGATAGCAGCGAGCTTCTGGAAGTGCGCTGGGTCACCACCAACGAGATCCGCACGATGGACCGGCACGGTTGGATCGACGAGGTGATTGCGGACGCGACGCGGTGA
- a CDS encoding methionine synthase — translation MNTLLPTSIVGSLPKPSWLAQPEVLWSPWKLEGDALVEGKQDALRIAVQEQSRRGIDIVSDGEQTRQHFVTTFIEHLSGVDFENRQTVRIRDRYDASVPTVIGSVTRERPVFVDDAKFLRASTDRPIKWALPGPMTMVDTLYDAHYKSREKLALEFATILNQEAKELEAAGVDIIQFDEPSFNVFFDEVQDWGVAALERAAEGLRAETVVHICYGYGIKANTDWKATLGSQWRQYEESFPLLQRSSIDIVSLECQHSHVPMDLIEILRGKKIMLGAIDVADETIETPEEVADTLRKALEFVDADKLIPSTNCGMAPFPRDVAFEKLSALSAGTNILREELAVAQPSLVS, via the coding sequence ATGAACACGCTCCTGCCGACCTCGATCGTCGGCAGTCTGCCGAAGCCGTCGTGGCTCGCCCAGCCCGAGGTCCTGTGGTCGCCCTGGAAGCTGGAGGGTGATGCGCTGGTCGAGGGCAAGCAGGATGCCCTGCGCATCGCTGTCCAGGAGCAGAGCAGACGCGGCATCGACATCGTCAGCGACGGCGAGCAGACCCGCCAGCACTTCGTCACGACCTTCATCGAACATCTCAGCGGGGTCGACTTCGAGAATCGCCAGACAGTGCGCATCCGTGATCGGTACGACGCGAGCGTGCCGACCGTCATCGGGTCGGTGACGCGGGAGAGGCCCGTGTTCGTCGACGACGCGAAGTTCCTCCGCGCGTCCACCGATCGTCCGATCAAGTGGGCTCTCCCGGGGCCCATGACGATGGTCGACACGCTGTACGACGCGCACTACAAGAGCCGCGAGAAGCTGGCGTTGGAGTTCGCGACCATCCTCAATCAGGAGGCGAAGGAGCTCGAGGCGGCGGGAGTCGACATCATCCAGTTCGACGAGCCCTCGTTCAACGTCTTCTTCGACGAGGTGCAGGACTGGGGAGTCGCCGCGCTGGAGAGGGCCGCGGAAGGGCTGCGAGCCGAGACCGTCGTGCACATCTGCTACGGCTACGGGATCAAGGCGAACACCGACTGGAAAGCGACCCTCGGCTCGCAGTGGCGGCAGTACGAGGAGTCGTTCCCCCTCCTGCAGCGGTCGAGCATCGACATCGTCTCGTTGGAGTGCCAGCACTCCCATGTGCCGATGGACCTCATCGAGATCCTCCGCGGCAAGAAGATCATGCTCGGCGCCATCGACGTGGCCGACGAGACGATCGAGACCCCGGAGGAGGTCGCCGACACCCTCCGGAAGGCCTTGGAGTTCGTCGACGCCGACAAGCTCATCCCCAGCACCAACTGCGGCATGGCGCCGTTCCCCCGGGACGTCGCATTCGAGAAGCTGAGCGCACTGAGCGCGGGGACGAACATCCTTCGCGAGGAACTGGCGGTCGCGCAGCCCAGCCTGGTGTCCTGA
- a CDS encoding DUF58 domain-containing protein, with amino-acid sequence MRRAWPLTARGTGAVLLAVACFIAANEAGLVELVYFGALLLIAVAASLGSLYLTRHAETVTRTLYPDVATVGREAQVSVRAGVRTAVPTPPGTWRDVLPRGLSGSAEGVFPALGSGLSRNERIIDLSYTVQGAARGVHALGPLTVRATDPFGLARRTTVFGERTPVTVVPSTTDLPPLADFAGETGGSLHTTTNQLGQGADNLVARPYEPGDSMRRIHWRATAHRDQLMVRQEEQESTPEASVVLDRGVLRWSMDAMRAPGADPGFEAGVSAAVSAVARLVRDGYAVEVLDSDGTVLAERIDGGDMDEVEIFLTHVATLTARRDDTLGKLPRVFAGVMTGPVIVVVGRFDAADAVTIGPVAHHSTLPMLFSVMPVGDALERAADAGWRIGAIDVDGDFSRAWSGAAGRGVRHVVG; translated from the coding sequence ATGAGGCGCGCGTGGCCGCTCACCGCACGGGGCACCGGAGCCGTGCTGCTGGCGGTCGCGTGCTTCATCGCGGCGAACGAGGCCGGCCTCGTCGAGCTCGTCTACTTCGGCGCGCTGCTGCTGATCGCCGTCGCCGCGAGCCTCGGGTCGCTCTATCTCACCCGGCACGCCGAGACGGTGACACGCACGCTCTACCCCGACGTGGCCACGGTCGGCCGCGAGGCACAGGTCTCGGTGCGTGCCGGCGTGCGCACGGCGGTGCCCACTCCCCCGGGCACCTGGCGCGACGTCCTCCCCCGAGGCCTCAGCGGGTCGGCCGAGGGCGTCTTCCCGGCGCTCGGTTCAGGGCTCAGCCGAAACGAGCGGATCATCGATCTCAGCTACACCGTGCAGGGCGCCGCGCGCGGCGTGCACGCGCTGGGCCCGCTGACCGTCCGCGCGACCGACCCGTTCGGACTCGCCCGCCGCACCACCGTGTTCGGCGAGCGCACGCCCGTCACGGTTGTGCCGTCGACCACCGACCTGCCGCCGCTGGCGGACTTCGCCGGCGAGACCGGCGGCTCGCTGCACACCACCACGAACCAGCTCGGTCAGGGCGCCGACAACCTCGTCGCGCGCCCGTACGAGCCGGGCGACTCGATGCGGCGCATCCATTGGCGGGCGACGGCTCACCGCGACCAGCTGATGGTGCGCCAGGAGGAGCAGGAGTCCACCCCCGAGGCGAGCGTCGTGCTCGACCGCGGGGTGCTGCGCTGGTCGATGGACGCGATGCGGGCGCCCGGCGCCGATCCGGGCTTCGAAGCCGGGGTGTCGGCGGCGGTGTCCGCGGTGGCGCGTCTGGTGCGGGACGGCTACGCCGTCGAGGTGCTCGACTCCGACGGCACGGTCCTCGCCGAGCGCATCGACGGCGGCGACATGGACGAGGTCGAGATCTTCCTCACTCACGTGGCGACCCTCACCGCTCGGCGCGACGACACCCTGGGCAAGCTGCCGCGGGTGTTCGCCGGCGTGATGACCGGCCCGGTGATCGTCGTGGTCGGGCGATTCGACGCCGCGGATGCCGTGACCATCGGCCCGGTCGCCCACCACAGCACCCTGCCCATGCTGTTCAGCGTGATGCCCGTCGGCGACGCACTCGAGCGCGCGGCCGACGCCGGATGGCGGATCGGGGCGATCGACGTCGACGGGGACTTCTCGCGCGCCTGGTCGGGCGCCGCCGGACGCGGGGTGCGACATGTCGTCGGCTGA
- a CDS encoding LysR family transcriptional regulator → MSRVPSGVTLQQLHYFVEVAAEGSISAAADLLYVAQPTVSAAMKDLEARVGRALLVRSARGVSLTADGAEFLGYARQVVEQVALLEQRYLGRPPSRRLLGVSAQHYSFVVDAFVRMVRATGAAEYEFSLRETRTWDIIEDVRTLRSELGILYRNDFNRKVIDKLLRDSGLAFHPLFLAEPHIFISRTNPLAAQDRATLADLADLPRLTFDQGANNSFYFAEEILSTLSSKQEIRVSDRATIFNLMIGLDGYTISTGIISDQLDPEIVAIPLDVDERIEIGWIGHASIPLTEQAQRYLDEVRAVVAGFGVALLG, encoded by the coding sequence ATGTCTCGGGTACCGAGCGGCGTGACGCTGCAGCAGCTGCACTACTTCGTCGAAGTCGCGGCGGAGGGTTCGATCTCTGCCGCTGCCGACCTGCTGTACGTCGCACAGCCGACGGTGTCCGCTGCGATGAAAGACCTCGAGGCCCGGGTCGGCCGCGCGCTCCTCGTCCGCTCCGCCCGTGGGGTCAGCCTCACCGCCGACGGCGCGGAGTTCCTCGGGTACGCGAGACAGGTCGTCGAGCAGGTGGCGCTGCTCGAGCAGCGCTACCTCGGCCGGCCGCCGTCGCGACGCCTGCTCGGGGTGTCGGCGCAGCACTACTCGTTCGTGGTGGACGCGTTCGTCCGGATGGTCCGCGCCACCGGGGCGGCCGAATACGAGTTCTCGCTGCGTGAGACGCGCACCTGGGACATCATCGAGGACGTGCGGACCCTGCGCAGCGAGTTGGGCATCCTCTACCGGAACGACTTCAACCGGAAGGTCATCGACAAGCTGCTCCGGGACTCCGGGCTCGCATTCCACCCGCTGTTCCTCGCCGAGCCGCACATCTTCATCTCCCGGACCAACCCCCTCGCCGCGCAGGACCGTGCGACTCTTGCCGATCTCGCGGACCTTCCGCGGCTCACCTTCGACCAGGGGGCGAACAACTCGTTCTACTTCGCCGAGGAGATCCTCTCCACCCTCTCGAGCAAGCAGGAGATCCGGGTCTCCGACCGCGCGACGATCTTCAACCTCATGATCGGACTCGACGGCTACACGATCTCGACGGGCATCATCAGCGACCAGCTCGACCCGGAGATCGTCGCCATCCCGCTCGACGTCGACGAACGCATCGAGATCGGCTGGATCGGCCACGCCTCGATTCCGCTCACCGAGCAGGCGCAGCGTTACCTCGATGAGGTGCGGGCCGTCGTCGCAGGCTTCGGCGTGGCGCTTCTCGGCTAG
- a CDS encoding nuclear transport factor 2 family protein translates to MDLAEIRALEEELLTAAARRNPERLSELLHPDFIEIGRSGRRWSRDEIIESLANEGIRDAVITDGWDIFELAPGVALITFVIRTSDRVSRHSSIWTWASGKTQMLFHQGTFVTAR, encoded by the coding sequence GTGGACCTGGCAGAGATCCGAGCGCTCGAGGAAGAGCTGCTCACGGCGGCCGCGCGGCGGAATCCGGAACGACTGAGCGAACTGCTTCATCCAGACTTCATCGAGATCGGCCGGTCAGGGAGGCGGTGGTCCCGCGACGAGATCATCGAGTCGCTCGCCAACGAGGGCATCCGCGATGCGGTGATCACGGACGGATGGGACATTTTCGAGCTGGCTCCTGGTGTTGCTCTGATCACCTTCGTGATCCGCACGTCGGATCGAGTCAGCCGACACTCGTCGATCTGGACGTGGGCTTCCGGCAAAACCCAGATGCTCTTCCACCAGGGGACCTTCGTCACCGCGCGCTGA
- a CDS encoding transglutaminase TgpA family protein encodes MSSADRVATARAAARGEWVLPVAVLVALVTALMPVLGVVDPGSWLLGSIVIAVLVIGAGFVARLFRLPAVAVSLIEAAVWAGFLTFIFLRDTALLWVIPTPATVRTAVDMFDDAMREIVLGAAPLETSAELGLLITGAMGLLAIIVDHVAVTARMPLLASIGIVAVSLIPTIAVPGEVDVMAFVLLATAVLFLIRAETRSREKPLQREDERSAGVPATAVGIGAIAVILAVVAVPLLPQPAIRGGVGGPGPGIDATLQLGDDLRRPQEIEVIQVRTDAPSPPYLRATTLSRFEGGVWEPDRVRTVPLDAEFGLGPLPFGEEIRSSEYLTKVQVMNLATTWLPIPYPAVEVTGLDGRWAAVPYNRTVISQSITTQGQSYEVSSTQPRPTLEQIRAMEARTPDARDETTELPSDLPPIVHDLALEVTAGAANDYDALVALQRWFRGGEFRYSLQAPVEDGFDGSGAEAVAQFLEQREGYCVHFASAFALMARTLEMPSRIVVGYLPGTATGDLVDDEPVYTVSSSLLHAWPEVYFDGVGWVAFEPTAGLGVPTSFSPAASLPGQPNDPTDPQSGATPTPSASAGSPTTSPLNPRDEAVSGPTVTETNPLPFASVMVGILALLALPGVIREVRRRQMTAQAAGGDAAAAWMLVQDAAIDVGIAVPASESPRAFAARLVEQHGAPAAAMGYLVSAIERASYAPGTHGLDFWLGESAAEAAAEVRTELLGAVPPARRILAFIAPRSLLVRPGSTYAATAARSR; translated from the coding sequence ATGTCGTCGGCTGACCGCGTCGCGACAGCACGCGCCGCCGCCCGCGGCGAGTGGGTGCTGCCCGTCGCGGTGCTCGTCGCGCTCGTGACGGCGCTCATGCCCGTGCTCGGAGTCGTCGACCCCGGCAGCTGGCTGCTCGGGTCGATCGTCATCGCGGTGCTCGTGATCGGGGCGGGCTTCGTCGCCCGCCTCTTCCGGCTGCCTGCCGTCGCCGTCAGCCTCATCGAGGCGGCGGTGTGGGCAGGCTTCCTCACGTTCATCTTCCTCCGCGACACGGCGCTCCTGTGGGTCATCCCGACTCCGGCGACGGTCCGCACGGCGGTCGACATGTTCGACGACGCGATGCGCGAGATCGTGCTGGGCGCGGCGCCCCTCGAGACGAGCGCCGAGCTCGGGCTGCTCATCACGGGCGCCATGGGGCTGCTCGCGATCATCGTCGACCACGTCGCCGTCACCGCGCGGATGCCGCTGCTCGCATCGATCGGCATCGTGGCCGTGTCGCTGATCCCGACGATCGCCGTTCCCGGCGAGGTCGACGTGATGGCTTTCGTGCTGCTCGCGACCGCGGTGCTCTTCCTCATCCGCGCCGAGACCCGGTCGCGCGAGAAGCCGCTGCAGCGCGAGGACGAGCGCTCGGCCGGGGTGCCGGCCACGGCCGTGGGGATCGGCGCGATCGCCGTGATCCTCGCAGTGGTCGCGGTGCCGCTGCTGCCGCAGCCCGCCATCCGCGGCGGGGTGGGCGGACCGGGCCCGGGCATCGACGCCACCCTGCAGCTCGGCGACGACCTGCGTCGTCCGCAGGAGATCGAGGTGATCCAGGTGCGGACGGATGCGCCGTCGCCGCCGTACCTGCGCGCGACGACGCTGTCGCGGTTCGAGGGCGGTGTGTGGGAGCCCGACCGGGTGCGCACCGTACCGCTCGACGCCGAGTTCGGACTCGGCCCCCTGCCCTTCGGCGAGGAGATCCGCTCGAGCGAGTACCTCACCAAGGTGCAGGTGATGAACCTCGCGACCACCTGGCTGCCGATCCCGTATCCCGCCGTCGAGGTGACCGGACTCGATGGGCGCTGGGCCGCCGTGCCGTACAACCGCACAGTCATCTCGCAGTCGATCACGACGCAGGGGCAGAGCTACGAGGTCTCGTCGACGCAGCCCCGGCCGACTCTCGAGCAGATCCGCGCCATGGAGGCGAGAACGCCGGATGCGCGCGACGAGACGACCGAGCTGCCCTCGGACCTGCCGCCGATCGTGCACGACCTGGCGCTCGAGGTGACCGCGGGCGCGGCGAACGACTACGACGCGCTGGTCGCGCTGCAGCGCTGGTTCCGCGGCGGCGAGTTCCGCTACTCGCTGCAGGCTCCCGTCGAAGACGGCTTCGACGGCTCGGGAGCCGAGGCCGTGGCGCAGTTCCTCGAGCAGCGCGAGGGGTACTGCGTGCACTTCGCTTCGGCATTCGCCCTCATGGCGCGAACCCTCGAGATGCCCTCGCGCATCGTCGTGGGTTACCTCCCAGGCACCGCGACCGGCGATCTCGTCGACGACGAGCCCGTGTACACCGTGTCGAGCTCGCTCCTGCACGCCTGGCCCGAGGTGTACTTCGACGGCGTCGGCTGGGTCGCGTTCGAGCCGACCGCAGGTCTCGGCGTGCCGACATCCTTCTCCCCCGCCGCATCGCTGCCCGGGCAGCCGAACGATCCGACCGACCCGCAGTCCGGGGCGACGCCCACCCCGTCCGCGTCGGCCGGTTCGCCGACGACCTCCCCGCTCAACCCCCGCGACGAGGCGGTGTCGGGCCCGACCGTGACCGAGACCAACCCGCTCCCGTTCGCGAGCGTCATGGTCGGGATCCTCGCGCTGCTGGCGCTGCCCGGTGTGATCCGCGAGGTGCGGCGTCGCCAGATGACGGCGCAGGCGGCGGGCGGCGATGCCGCGGCGGCCTGGATGCTGGTGCAGGATGCCGCGATCGATGTGGGCATCGCCGTGCCCGCGAGCGAGTCGCCCCGCGCGTTCGCCGCGCGGCTCGTCGAGCAGCACGGCGCCCCGGCCGCCGCGATGGGGTACCTGGTGAGCGCGATCGAGCGGGCCTCCTACGCCCCCGGCACCCACGGCCTCGACTTCTGGCTCGGCGAGAGCGCCGCCGAGGCCGCGGCCGAGGTGCGCACCGAGCTGCTGGGCGCGGTGCCGCCGGCGCGCCGCATCCTCGCCTTCATCGCGCCGCGCTCGCTGCTGGTCCGACCCGGAAGCACGTACGCGGCGACGGCGGCCCGCAGCCGCTGA
- a CDS encoding putative oxygenase MesX, which translates to MADAFTFSITTTRFDEDYTPSEDSRITTNFANLARSEHRQQNLRNALTMIDRRFNDLAQWDNPNGDRYTLELEIVSVALQFTTEGADQEFPLLEVLDVQIVDTWTGIRRHGIVGNNFSSYVRDYDFSVRLPAVNADSTKPTVPEDFGDLHGKLFQHFLDSPAYQERFTQSPVICISVSTSKTYHRTANEHPVLGVEYQQEEYSLTDEYFAKMGMRVRYFMPRGGVAPLAFYHRGDLLNDYADLQLIGTISTMETFQKIYRPEVYNANSAAAPVYRPSLEAQNHSLTDIAYDRAERSRLAITQGKYTEEHFISPHGDALARWAADYLAPVA; encoded by the coding sequence ATGGCGGACGCGTTCACGTTCAGCATCACCACCACGCGCTTCGACGAGGACTACACGCCGTCTGAGGACTCGCGCATCACGACGAACTTCGCGAACCTGGCCCGAAGCGAGCACCGTCAGCAGAATCTCCGCAACGCCCTGACGATGATCGACCGTCGCTTCAACGACCTCGCCCAGTGGGACAACCCGAACGGCGACCGCTACACCCTCGAACTCGAGATCGTCTCGGTTGCGCTCCAGTTCACCACGGAGGGTGCCGATCAGGAGTTCCCGCTTCTCGAGGTTCTCGACGTGCAGATCGTCGACACGTGGACCGGCATCCGCCGCCACGGGATCGTGGGGAACAACTTCTCGTCGTATGTCCGCGACTACGACTTCAGCGTGCGCCTTCCGGCGGTGAACGCGGATTCGACGAAGCCCACCGTCCCGGAGGACTTCGGCGATCTCCACGGCAAGCTGTTCCAGCATTTCCTCGACTCGCCCGCGTACCAGGAGCGCTTCACTCAGTCGCCCGTCATCTGCATCAGCGTGTCGACGAGCAAGACCTACCACCGCACCGCGAACGAGCACCCGGTGCTCGGCGTCGAGTATCAGCAGGAGGAGTACTCCCTCACCGATGAGTACTTCGCGAAGATGGGGATGAGGGTGCGGTACTTCATGCCGCGCGGCGGCGTGGCGCCGCTCGCGTTCTACCACCGCGGCGACCTGCTCAATGACTACGCCGACCTCCAGCTGATCGGCACGATCAGCACGATGGAGACGTTCCAGAAGATCTACCGGCCGGAGGTCTACAACGCCAACTCCGCCGCCGCACCCGTCTACCGGCCGAGCCTGGAAGCGCAGAACCACTCGCTCACCGACATCGCCTACGACCGCGCCGAGCGCAGCCGGCTCGCGATCACGCAGGGGAAGTACACCGAGGAGCACTTCATCAGTCCTCACGGTGACGCGCTCGCCCGGTGGGCCGCCGACTACCTCGCTCCCGTCGCATGA
- a CDS encoding ribbon-helix-helix domain-containing protein, translating into MGGEETIDGVPVTEEQIAAWAAEAEAGYDVEVLKRRGRGRPGRGAEPAQVVALRLTADEVAALDARAEREHKTRSELIREAIAAYAA; encoded by the coding sequence ATGGGTGGTGAAGAGACGATCGACGGCGTTCCGGTGACGGAGGAACAGATCGCGGCGTGGGCGGCCGAGGCTGAGGCCGGCTACGACGTCGAGGTTCTCAAGCGACGCGGACGCGGGCGGCCCGGGCGCGGTGCTGAGCCGGCGCAGGTCGTTGCGCTCCGCCTGACGGCTGATGAGGTCGCGGCTCTCGACGCTCGCGCCGAGCGTGAGCACAAGACGCGCTCGGAACTCATCCGCGAAGCAATCGCCGCATACGCCGCGTGA
- a CDS encoding AAA family ATPase, which yields MTDAAKTDAAMTAEGFARTTDAILAAVGRVIDGKPDAVRSALVCLLAEGHLLIEDVPGVGKTMLARALGASVDATVRRIQFTPDLLPGDVTGVSVFNPVEREFEFKRGAIFANLVIADEINRSSPKTQSALLEAMEERQVTVDGQTHFLPDPFLVVATQNPLEMEGTYALPEAQRDRFMMRVSMGYPDAQSEARMLRQRESVNPLDSVTPVVTATEVGSLVAWARAVHVAPAIEDYAVALAHATRSHSELRLGASPRATLQLVRAAKVWAALDGRGFVIPDDVTALLTPVFAHRLIPTRSVGGSRARSAADAIGAILDRIAATVRVPIAARQS from the coding sequence ATGACCGACGCAGCGAAGACGGATGCCGCCATGACGGCGGAGGGCTTCGCGCGCACCACCGATGCGATCCTCGCCGCCGTGGGCCGCGTGATCGACGGCAAGCCCGACGCGGTCCGCAGCGCCCTCGTCTGCCTGCTCGCGGAAGGGCACCTCCTCATCGAGGATGTGCCCGGCGTCGGCAAGACCATGCTCGCGCGGGCGCTCGGGGCGTCGGTCGACGCGACGGTGCGGCGCATCCAGTTCACCCCCGATCTGCTCCCCGGCGACGTCACCGGGGTGTCGGTGTTCAACCCGGTCGAGCGCGAGTTCGAGTTCAAGCGCGGCGCGATCTTCGCGAACCTCGTGATCGCCGACGAGATCAACCGCTCCTCCCCCAAGACGCAGTCGGCGCTGCTCGAGGCGATGGAGGAGCGGCAGGTGACCGTCGACGGGCAGACCCACTTCCTCCCCGACCCGTTCCTCGTGGTCGCCACGCAGAACCCGCTCGAGATGGAGGGCACCTACGCCCTCCCCGAGGCGCAGCGCGACCGGTTCATGATGCGGGTGTCGATGGGCTACCCCGACGCGCAATCCGAGGCGCGCATGCTGCGCCAGCGCGAGTCGGTCAATCCGCTCGACTCGGTGACGCCGGTGGTCACGGCGACCGAGGTCGGCTCGCTGGTCGCCTGGGCCCGCGCCGTGCACGTCGCTCCGGCGATCGAGGACTACGCGGTCGCTCTCGCGCACGCCACCCGCAGCCACTCCGAACTGCGCCTGGGCGCGAGCCCGCGCGCCACGCTGCAGCTCGTCCGCGCCGCGAAGGTGTGGGCGGCGCTCGACGGCCGCGGCTTCGTCATCCCCGACGACGTCACCGCCCTCCTCACCCCGGTGTTCGCGCATCGGCTCATCCCGACCCGGTCGGTCGGCGGATCGCGGGCCCGCTCGGCGGCCGACGCGATCGGCGCGATCCTCGACCGGATCGCGGCGACGGTGCGTGTGCCGATCGCCGCACGCCAGAGCTGA